A single genomic interval of Brevibacillus brevis harbors:
- a CDS encoding HAD family hydrolase encodes MKLDVLFLDFDGTVMEDKFRHYECYSQIMENFRCKPLDLDVYWNLKRNKRSLRDILKKSNFTEEETIFYQEWVKRIETKKYLKYAQLKPKVKETLIEWRKLCHKIILVSMRSSLENLVWQTKKESLYESFDEIRSCSPFIKHGKYNILSEYSFSTGIFIGDSEEDMVPAKMLGLKTIAVTNGIRDKKYLIADYYAEELFDVELEKIIKLCTQEGEEYDSISGS; translated from the coding sequence ATGAAACTTGATGTCCTTTTTTTGGATTTTGATGGCACGGTAATGGAGGATAAATTTAGGCATTACGAATGTTATTCTCAAATAATGGAAAATTTCCGTTGCAAACCATTAGATTTAGATGTGTATTGGAATTTAAAGAGAAATAAGCGAAGTCTGAGAGATATTTTGAAAAAATCAAATTTCACCGAAGAAGAAACTATTTTTTATCAAGAATGGGTAAAGCGTATTGAAACAAAGAAGTACTTGAAATATGCGCAACTAAAGCCAAAAGTTAAAGAAACTCTTATCGAGTGGCGAAAGTTATGTCACAAGATTATTTTAGTTAGTATGAGAAGTTCACTTGAAAATCTAGTATGGCAGACTAAAAAAGAAAGTTTGTACGAGTCCTTTGATGAGATACGAAGTTGCTCTCCTTTTATCAAACACGGAAAATACAATATTCTAAGTGAGTATTCCTTTTCTACTGGTATTTTTATTGGCGATAGTGAGGAAGATATGGTTCCTGCAAAAATGCTTGGACTTAAAACTATAGCAGTAACGAATGGGATTAGAGATAAAAAGTATTTGATAGCTGATTACTATGCCGAAGAATTGTTTGATGTTGAATTGGAAAAAATAATAAAACTATGTACGCAAGAAGGGGAAGAGTATGATTCCATTTCTGGATCTTAA
- a CDS encoding DegT/DnrJ/EryC1/StrS family aminotransferase: protein MIPFLDLKAINAQYEMEIEREIKKVISSGWYVLGEEVRLFEREFADFCGSKYCIGVANGLDALTLILRAYGIGYGDEVIVPANTFIATVLAVSAVGAKPILVEPDPKSYNIDPDQIVNNITPQTKAIIPVHLYGQLAEMEQILQIAKTYGLKVIEDAAQAHGAKIKEIRAGSFGDAGAFSFYPGKNLGALGDGGAITTSDDSLAEKIRILRNYGSIKKYENIEKGVNSRLDEIQAAILRIKLRNLDSDNELRKNVAKCYLDNIHNPQVILPNIVRDDRSHVWHLFVVRSKRRDQLRSYLMENGVETLIHYPIPPHKQLAYSDLNHMELTITEEIHKEILSLPISPIMNKEDIEKVIYLVNHFV from the coding sequence ATGATTCCATTTCTGGATCTTAAGGCAATTAACGCTCAATACGAGATGGAAATAGAAAGAGAAATTAAAAAAGTAATATCCTCTGGATGGTATGTGTTAGGTGAGGAGGTACGTCTTTTTGAAAGAGAATTCGCTGATTTTTGCGGTTCAAAGTATTGTATTGGAGTAGCAAACGGGCTTGATGCACTGACTTTAATTCTAAGGGCATATGGAATTGGTTACGGAGATGAAGTTATTGTTCCCGCAAATACATTTATTGCTACAGTTCTAGCAGTTTCGGCAGTAGGAGCAAAACCAATATTAGTAGAGCCAGATCCTAAGAGTTATAACATAGATCCAGATCAAATAGTAAATAACATTACACCTCAAACCAAGGCTATTATTCCTGTACATCTTTATGGCCAATTAGCAGAGATGGAACAGATTTTACAGATTGCGAAAACATATGGTTTAAAAGTAATTGAGGATGCAGCACAGGCTCATGGAGCGAAAATAAAGGAAATTAGGGCAGGTTCTTTTGGAGATGCAGGTGCGTTTAGTTTTTATCCGGGTAAAAATTTAGGCGCGCTTGGTGATGGCGGAGCCATAACTACAAGTGATGATTCATTAGCTGAGAAAATTAGAATTCTTAGGAACTACGGTTCTATTAAGAAATATGAAAATATAGAAAAAGGCGTAAATAGCAGACTAGACGAAATACAAGCTGCTATTCTTCGGATTAAATTACGAAATTTAGATAGTGACAATGAATTAAGAAAGAATGTTGCAAAATGTTACCTAGATAACATTCATAACCCTCAGGTTATTCTTCCAAATATAGTCCGAGATGATCGTTCTCATGTTTGGCATCTTTTTGTTGTTCGTTCAAAACGGAGAGACCAACTTAGATCGTATTTAATGGAGAATGGGGTTGAAACGTTAATTCATTATCCGATTCCACCACATAAACAATTAGCCTATTCCGATCTTAATCATATGGAATTGACAATAACTGAAGAAATTCATAAAGAAATACTAAGTCTACCTATCAGTCCAATAATGAATAAAGAGGATATAGAGAAGGTAATATATCTCGTCAATCATTTCGTTTAG
- the flaG gene encoding flagellar protein FlaG, with amino-acid sequence MDIGVTSSLGRTSAKTDGGQAQAEATVKPMRQTEVVGEKAVSKEELSKEIDGINKWLQTTNTHVKFTLHEKLNEYYVQVINDQTQEVIREIPSKKMMDMVAKIHEMVGLLVDEKR; translated from the coding sequence ATGGATATCGGAGTAACCTCTTCACTGGGCAGAACATCTGCTAAAACGGACGGAGGTCAAGCTCAGGCAGAGGCTACAGTAAAGCCGATGCGACAGACAGAAGTCGTAGGGGAAAAAGCTGTTTCCAAGGAAGAGCTAAGCAAAGAGATTGACGGTATAAACAAATGGCTCCAGACGACAAACACCCATGTTAAGTTTACATTGCATGAAAAATTGAATGAGTATTATGTACAGGTCATCAACGATCAAACACAAGAAGTTATCCGCGAAATCCCTTCCAAAAAAATGATGGATATGGTCGCCAAAATCCATGAAATGGTCGGTTTACTAGTGGATGAAAAAAGATAG
- a CDS encoding glycosyltransferase, which translates to MLRITLSIITKNEEAKIKRCLDSANVIVDEIILVDTGSTDNTKQIAIECGAKVYDFPWTGSFADARNYSLEQATGDWILVLDADEYLAPGSADAIKEFISGPPAIGRISQLSNYLDNGEIRYESVPISRLFPKGVYYTGSIHEQVVSDLPHRMTSVTVYHDGYFETDKTGRNIPLLEKELQKDGNNPYLLMQLAREHKNKQDYVQADYFFSQAYLYATKLEGYYPKLVVEYLYNLMKIGKLDTGYTVIQAEQNQDQLSNFPDFHFALGMFYMDYVLSNTAAHIDKLPRIEASFHKCLELGDRKEFGGIIGAGSFLAAYNLGVFYEVIGDHKKAVEYYHFSAEHDYQKAKERLSSLING; encoded by the coding sequence ATGCTTCGAATTACTTTGTCAATTATAACCAAAAATGAAGAAGCAAAAATTAAAAGATGCCTCGATAGCGCCAATGTAATCGTAGACGAAATCATCCTCGTAGACACGGGTTCCACCGACAACACTAAGCAAATCGCCATTGAATGTGGTGCAAAAGTCTACGATTTCCCTTGGACAGGTAGCTTTGCTGACGCACGCAATTACTCCCTTGAGCAAGCAACAGGAGATTGGATTCTGGTATTGGATGCAGATGAGTACCTGGCGCCGGGTTCTGCAGATGCAATTAAAGAATTCATTTCAGGACCTCCAGCTATCGGACGTATCAGCCAACTAAGCAATTATTTGGATAACGGAGAAATTCGCTATGAGAGCGTACCAATATCTAGATTATTTCCAAAGGGTGTCTATTACACGGGGAGTATCCACGAGCAAGTTGTCTCCGATTTGCCTCATCGAATGACTTCGGTAACCGTTTATCACGATGGTTACTTCGAAACAGATAAGACAGGTAGGAATATCCCGTTGCTGGAAAAAGAACTTCAGAAAGACGGGAATAACCCCTACCTGCTCATGCAATTGGCAAGAGAACATAAAAACAAACAGGATTATGTACAAGCAGACTATTTCTTCTCTCAAGCTTATTTATATGCAACCAAGCTGGAAGGTTATTATCCCAAACTGGTTGTGGAATATCTCTATAACTTGATGAAAATCGGCAAGCTAGATACTGGTTATACAGTAATTCAAGCGGAACAGAATCAGGATCAATTGTCTAATTTCCCGGATTTTCACTTTGCGCTAGGGATGTTTTATATGGATTACGTTCTAAGCAATACTGCTGCTCACATTGATAAGTTACCCAGGATTGAAGCCTCGTTCCACAAATGCTTGGAACTGGGAGACAGAAAAGAGTTCGGCGGAATTATTGGCGCCGGGTCCTTTCTAGCAGCATACAATCTTGGGGTTTTCTATGAGGTAATTGGAGATCACAAGAAAGCAGTTGAATACTATCATTTTTCGGCGGAACATGATTACCAAAAGGCAAAAGAGCGTTTGAGCTCACTGATAAACGGGTAA